One window from the genome of Thiobacter sp. AK1 encodes:
- a CDS encoding NERD domain-containing protein/DEAD/DEAH box helicase, producing the protein MATLIPTLGSARFDSRGELRLAERLRDCLEENALVWHNLPVGPFGQHPDFVILHPARGLVVLEVKDWRLDSLLEVNRFEVTLLTPSGRVKHVNPIEQVRQYMYRVVDVLKQDPSLLVPEGPDQGQLYLPFGFGVVFTNITRKQFEATDLGQVMAPERVVCRDEMAENVDPDAFRERLGALVLRRPGRMLSMPQMDRIRAILFPEIRVQQIALPLGRTEDAGRNDHLLAVMDLQQEQLARSLGEGHRIIRGVAGSGKTLILVFRAEHLAKVATRPILVLCYGNGIAGRIENAMQDRGVEDKVIVSTFHAWCLRMLQTYDLPLPSEQDYPDYEARLQAGVRRVIEAVDKGLIPSGQYEAVLIDEAHDFEPEWLALAARMVHPDTRSLLVVYDDAQAIYKGRKRPVWRQLGIDASGRTTVLKVNYRNTAQILRFACRFAADALQTPGFEEGAETIVLPETGGREGPEPVVRACVDFDGEAYGVAAWLKERRQQGYRWNEMAVVYPQHAIGQRIARICNKENIPVDLVKENRNRIDMDRDAVRFLSMHNSKGLEFPCVAVAGLGALAGDDLADDVRLAYVAMTRATHALFVSYSRTTPLVARLVG; encoded by the coding sequence ATGGCCACGCTCATTCCCACCCTCGGCAGCGCTCGCTTCGATAGCCGCGGCGAACTGAGGCTCGCCGAGCGTCTGCGCGATTGTCTCGAAGAAAACGCGCTGGTTTGGCACAACTTGCCTGTCGGGCCTTTTGGACAACATCCGGATTTCGTCATCCTGCACCCCGCGCGGGGCCTGGTGGTGTTGGAGGTCAAGGACTGGCGGCTAGACAGCCTCCTTGAGGTTAACCGCTTCGAGGTGACCTTGCTTACCCCCAGCGGTCGGGTGAAGCATGTCAATCCCATCGAACAGGTACGACAGTACATGTACCGTGTGGTGGACGTGCTCAAGCAAGATCCTTCCCTACTCGTTCCGGAGGGCCCGGATCAGGGCCAGCTGTACCTGCCTTTTGGTTTTGGCGTGGTCTTCACCAATATCACCCGCAAGCAGTTCGAGGCCACCGACCTGGGCCAGGTCATGGCCCCTGAACGCGTGGTGTGCCGCGACGAAATGGCCGAAAACGTCGATCCCGACGCATTTCGTGAACGCCTCGGGGCGCTGGTGCTCCGCCGTCCGGGCCGCATGTTGTCCATGCCCCAGATGGACCGGATACGCGCCATCCTGTTTCCGGAAATCCGCGTGCAGCAGATCGCGCTGCCCCTGGGAAGGACGGAAGATGCAGGGCGCAACGATCACCTTTTGGCGGTGATGGACTTGCAACAGGAACAGCTCGCCCGCAGCCTAGGGGAGGGCCATCGCATCATCCGCGGCGTGGCTGGTTCGGGCAAGACGCTGATTCTGGTGTTTCGTGCCGAGCATCTGGCGAAGGTGGCAACGCGCCCCATTCTCGTGCTGTGCTACGGTAATGGCATTGCCGGGCGCATCGAGAACGCCATGCAGGACCGGGGTGTGGAGGACAAGGTGATCGTCTCCACTTTCCACGCCTGGTGTTTGCGCATGTTGCAAACCTACGACCTGCCCCTGCCAAGTGAGCAGGATTATCCTGACTACGAGGCCCGCTTGCAGGCGGGTGTGAGGCGCGTGATCGAGGCCGTGGACAAAGGCTTGATTCCGTCTGGGCAATACGAGGCGGTCCTCATAGACGAAGCGCACGATTTCGAACCGGAATGGCTGGCGCTGGCGGCACGCATGGTCCACCCCGACACACGGTCCCTGTTGGTGGTCTATGACGACGCCCAGGCCATCTACAAAGGCAGGAAGCGCCCAGTGTGGCGACAATTGGGGATCGATGCTTCCGGGCGCACCACGGTGCTCAAGGTCAACTATCGCAACACGGCGCAGATCTTGCGTTTCGCCTGCCGTTTCGCCGCCGACGCCTTGCAAACCCCCGGGTTCGAAGAGGGTGCCGAAACCATCGTGTTGCCGGAAACGGGTGGCCGAGAAGGCCCGGAGCCGGTGGTCCGCGCCTGCGTGGATTTCGATGGCGAGGCCTATGGGGTCGCGGCATGGCTCAAGGAGCGGCGGCAGCAGGGCTATCGGTGGAATGAGATGGCGGTGGTGTATCCCCAACACGCCATCGGCCAACGCATTGCCCGCATCTGCAACAAAGAGAACATCCCTGTGGATCTGGTGAAAGAAAACCGCAACCGCATCGATATGGATCGGGATGCCGTTCGCTTCTTGAGTATGCATAACAGCAAAGGACTGGAGTTCCCCTGTGTGGCCGTGGCAGGCCTGGGCGCCCTCGCCGGGGATGACCTGGCCGATGACGTGCGCCTGGCCTATGTGGCAATGACCCGTGCCACCCACGCGCTTTTCGTGAGTTACTCGCGCACCACGCCGCTGGTGGCGCGACTGGTTGGGTAG
- a CDS encoding LrgB family protein, whose translation MSGRLGHIWVYLAASPLLWLTLTLIAYQGATWVSRRLDHHPLANPVLLSVALLMLVLRLTDTPYPIYFDGAQFVHFLLGPATVALAVPLYQHFERLRRMWLPLVVTLVAGSALAAASAYGIATALGASREVALSLAPKSATMPIAMGISEKIGGIPSLTAVFVVLTGIFGAVVGVWLLERLGCRDDAIKGFAIGLTSHGIGTARAFQISPLAGAFSGLAMGLNGLMTAVLVPLGAHWLNH comes from the coding sequence ATGAGCGGCCGCCTGGGACACATATGGGTCTATCTCGCCGCGAGTCCTCTGCTGTGGCTCACACTCACCCTCATCGCCTACCAGGGTGCCACCTGGGTATCGCGGCGCCTCGACCATCACCCCCTGGCCAACCCCGTGCTGCTTTCGGTGGCCCTCTTAATGCTGGTGCTGCGCCTCACCGACACGCCCTACCCAATCTATTTCGACGGCGCTCAGTTCGTGCATTTTCTGCTGGGGCCGGCGACGGTGGCCCTAGCTGTGCCACTCTACCAACACTTCGAGCGTCTGCGCCGCATGTGGCTGCCCTTGGTGGTGACACTGGTCGCGGGCTCCGCGCTCGCCGCGGCTTCGGCCTATGGCATTGCCACCGCGCTGGGGGCGAGTCGCGAGGTGGCGCTGTCCCTCGCACCCAAGTCCGCCACCATGCCCATCGCCATGGGGATCTCGGAAAAGATCGGCGGTATTCCCAGTCTCACTGCGGTGTTCGTGGTTTTGACCGGTATTTTCGGGGCCGTGGTGGGCGTGTGGCTGCTCGAGCGGCTGGGCTGTCGCGACGATGCCATCAAGGGTTTCGCCATTGGCCTTACTTCCCATGGCATCGGCACCGCGCGCGCTTTCCAGATTTCCCCGCTGGCCGGCGCCTTTTCCGGTCTGGCCATGGGTCTCAACGGTCTGATGACGGCGGTGTTGGTGCCGTTGGGTGCCCACTGGTTGAATCATTGA
- a CDS encoding CidA/LrgA family protein, protein MLGALTLLLLFQLAGEVLVQALALPVPGPVVGMALLLTMLVLRGGVPQPLSDTANGVLSHLSILFVPGGVGVMLYLPRLREEWLPIVASLVLGTLLTLTATALVLRALHRRQQDKEPRP, encoded by the coding sequence ATGCTCGGTGCGCTCACCCTTCTACTGCTGTTTCAGCTCGCCGGCGAAGTCCTGGTGCAGGCGCTGGCGTTGCCGGTGCCGGGGCCAGTCGTGGGCATGGCCCTGCTGCTCACCATGCTGGTCTTGCGTGGCGGCGTGCCGCAACCGCTGTCCGACACGGCCAACGGCGTGCTTTCGCACCTGTCCATTTTGTTCGTGCCGGGCGGGGTCGGGGTGATGCTCTATCTGCCGCGCCTGCGTGAGGAGTGGCTGCCCATCGTGGCAAGCCTGGTGCTGGGGACGCTGCTTACCCTCACCGCCACGGCCCTGGTCTTGCGCGCCTTGCACCGCCGCCAGCAAGACAAGGAGCCGCGCCCATGA
- a CDS encoding glycerate kinase: MVIAPDSFKGSLTALEAAQAMASGVRRVFPAAQLRLFPLADGGEGTLDALLHAGGGERRRTRVTGADGRTIEADWGVLPDGDHPIAVIESAQVVGLALARDSDVAHRSTRGIGELIRHALDTGLTRLLIGLGGTSTNDGGAGLLTALGVRLLDDRGATLAPTPAGLARLKRVDFTGLDARVARCEFTALTDVDNPLVGPAGATATFGPQKGVVPEAIAEFDARLSRLAALCDAWAGRPVSREPGAGAAGGLGYALLLIGARREPGARVVCERVGLPQAVAAADWVLTGEGRSDAQTLHGKLPLEVARLAHARGVPVTLISGRIDEAARPLLQAHFDGCFEAAPATLPLAIALARAAQLLSDAAQEAARAYRARCH; encoded by the coding sequence ATTGTCATCGCGCCGGACTCCTTCAAGGGTTCGCTCACCGCACTGGAAGCGGCGCAGGCCATGGCGAGCGGTGTGCGCCGCGTGTTTCCGGCGGCGCAGCTGCGCCTGTTTCCCCTTGCCGACGGCGGGGAGGGCACGCTCGATGCCTTGCTCCATGCCGGAGGCGGCGAGCGGCGGCGCACGCGCGTCACGGGCGCAGACGGCAGGACCATCGAGGCAGACTGGGGCGTGCTGCCAGATGGCGATCATCCCATCGCCGTGATCGAGTCGGCTCAGGTCGTCGGGCTGGCGCTCGCCAGGGACAGCGACGTGGCCCATCGTTCCACGCGCGGCATCGGCGAGCTGATCCGCCACGCGCTGGACACAGGGCTCACGCGTTTGCTCATCGGCCTGGGCGGCACGAGCACGAACGACGGAGGAGCCGGGTTGCTCACTGCCTTGGGCGTGCGCCTGCTCGACGATAGGGGGGCAACCCTTGCGCCCACACCCGCGGGCCTGGCGCGGCTTAAACGGGTGGACTTCACGGGTCTCGATGCGCGTGTCGCACGCTGCGAGTTTACGGCGCTCACCGATGTGGACAATCCTCTCGTGGGACCAGCCGGCGCCACGGCCACCTTCGGCCCGCAGAAGGGGGTGGTGCCCGAAGCGATCGCCGAGTTCGATGCGCGGCTTTCTCGTCTTGCGGCTTTATGTGATGCCTGGGCCGGGCGGCCGGTATCGCGCGAGCCGGGCGCGGGCGCAGCCGGTGGTTTGGGGTATGCGTTGCTTCTAATCGGCGCGCGACGGGAACCCGGGGCGCGGGTGGTGTGTGAGCGGGTCGGCCTGCCCCAGGCCGTGGCGGCTGCCGACTGGGTGCTGACGGGTGAGGGCCGCTCCGATGCCCAGACCCTGCACGGCAAGCTGCCTCTGGAAGTGGCCCGTCTGGCGCACGCGCGCGGCGTGCCGGTGACACTCATCTCGGGCCGCATCGATGAAGCGGCTCGCCCCCTTTTGCAAGCTCATTTCGACGGCTGTTTTGAGGCTGCACCCGCAACCTTACCGCTTGCGATCGCCCTGGCACGGGCGGCACAATTGCTCTCCGACGCGGCGCAAGAGGCTGCACGGGCCTACCGCGCCCGTTGTCATTGA
- a CDS encoding D-2-hydroxyacid dehydrogenase: MKHKIVFLDRKSLIADMRRPSFAHEWIDYDQTRPDEVVARLKDATIVISNKVKLSGDILAQAPSVQMIAVAATGTDIIDLDYCKRHGIVVSNIRGYAVHTVPEHAFMLMLALRRSLLGWRQDLRAGLWETADQFCLFTRPIHDLHGSTLGLIGYGSLGKGMHRLAEAFGMGVLIAEHKGAPSVRPGYTPFETVLKEADVISLHTPLTPETRHLIGAREFLMMKPSAILINTARGGLVDEAALVDALKSGAIAGAGFDVLSVEPPRAGNPLLDLELPNFILTPHVAWSSRQAMQTLADQLVDNIEAFVAGEPRNVVT, from the coding sequence ATGAAACACAAAATCGTCTTTCTCGACCGCAAGAGCCTGATTGCCGACATGCGCAGGCCGTCATTCGCGCATGAATGGATCGATTACGACCAGACGCGGCCGGATGAGGTGGTGGCCCGGCTGAAAGATGCGACCATCGTCATCAGCAACAAGGTGAAGCTCTCTGGCGACATCCTGGCCCAGGCGCCCAGTGTGCAGATGATCGCCGTGGCCGCCACCGGCACCGACATCATCGACCTCGACTACTGCAAGCGCCACGGTATCGTCGTTTCCAACATTCGCGGCTATGCCGTGCATACCGTGCCGGAGCACGCCTTCATGCTGATGCTCGCCCTGCGGCGTAGCCTCTTGGGCTGGCGGCAAGACTTGCGCGCAGGGCTGTGGGAGACGGCGGATCAGTTCTGTCTGTTCACCCGTCCCATCCACGACTTGCACGGCAGCACGCTGGGGCTCATTGGCTACGGCTCCCTGGGCAAGGGTATGCACCGGCTCGCCGAGGCCTTCGGCATGGGGGTGCTGATCGCCGAGCACAAGGGCGCGCCCAGTGTGCGTCCGGGTTACACGCCCTTCGAGACGGTACTCAAGGAAGCGGACGTCATTTCCCTACACACGCCGCTCACCCCCGAGACGCGCCATCTCATCGGGGCACGGGAGTTTCTGATGATGAAACCGAGCGCCATCCTCATCAACACCGCGCGCGGGGGATTGGTCGACGAAGCGGCCCTGGTGGACGCACTGAAAAGCGGCGCCATCGCGGGGGCGGGCTTCGACGTGCTGTCGGTGGAACCTCCACGCGCGGGCAATCCCCTGCTCGATCTCGAGCTGCCCAATTTCATCCTCACCCCCCACGTGGCCTGGTCCAGCCGACAGGCGATGCAGACGCTGGCCGATCAGCTGGTGGACAACATCGAGGCCTTCGTGGCGGGTGAGCCGCGCAACGTGGTGACGTGA
- a CDS encoding 2-hydroxy-3-oxopropionate reductase, which yields MNIAFIGMGIMGKPMAINLKKAGHTVYVHGRRPESMEESARAGCLPCPSSADAASRAEIIIVMVSDTPDVEQVLFGDTGVVHGAKPGSIVVDMSTISPTATRRFAAELAQQSIDMLDAPVSGGEIGAIQGTLSIMVGGKAEVFERVRPVFEAMGKNIVHVGDHGAGQVAKACNQIVVAVTIEAVAEALTFARKNGVDPAKVRDALMGGFAGSRILEVHGKRMLDNEYKPGFKTRLHQKDMNIVMQTAKELGLALPGAALVMQHLNALMGIGGAELDSAAVMKIVERASGIER from the coding sequence ATGAACATCGCATTTATCGGCATGGGCATCATGGGCAAGCCCATGGCGATCAATCTCAAAAAAGCGGGCCATACCGTGTATGTCCACGGGCGACGTCCCGAATCCATGGAGGAGTCGGCGCGCGCCGGCTGCCTGCCGTGCCCTTCGTCTGCAGATGCCGCATCCCGGGCGGAGATCATCATCGTCATGGTGTCTGACACGCCGGACGTGGAGCAGGTGCTCTTCGGCGATACCGGCGTGGTGCACGGCGCGAAGCCGGGCAGCATCGTGGTGGACATGAGCACCATTTCGCCCACCGCCACCCGCCGCTTCGCAGCCGAGCTGGCGCAGCAAAGCATCGACATGCTGGATGCGCCGGTTTCTGGTGGCGAGATCGGCGCCATCCAGGGCACGCTATCCATCATGGTGGGCGGCAAGGCCGAGGTGTTCGAACGGGTGAGGCCGGTGTTCGAAGCCATGGGCAAGAACATCGTGCACGTGGGCGATCACGGGGCGGGGCAAGTGGCCAAGGCCTGCAACCAGATCGTGGTGGCGGTGACCATCGAGGCCGTCGCCGAGGCGCTGACCTTCGCCCGCAAGAACGGCGTCGATCCCGCCAAGGTGCGCGACGCGCTGATGGGCGGCTTCGCCGGCAGCCGCATCCTGGAGGTGCACGGCAAGCGCATGCTCGACAACGAATACAAGCCCGGCTTCAAGACCCGCCTGCACCAGAAGGACATGAACATCGTGATGCAGACGGCCAAGGAGCTGGGCCTCGCCTTACCGGGCGCGGCGCTGGTGATGCAGCACCTCAACGCGCTGATGGGCATCGGCGGCGCGGAGCTGGATTCGGCGGCGGTAATGAAGATCGTCGAACGCGCGTCGGGCATAGAACGTTAG
- a CDS encoding amidase gives MTELFRLGLLDAGTAMRAGVFSSEAYTRALLERIAALEPTVKAFAWLDADQALARARACDASPLRADGKDCLHGIPLAVKDVIDTAGIPTACGTPIYSGRVPQTSAAVVRKLEDAGGFVLGKTVTAELAFYAPGVTRNPWNPAHTPGGSSSGSAAAVAAGFVPAALGTQTNGSVIRPAAFCGVVGFKPSSGLVSRAGVLQFSKTLDHVGVFARCVDDAARLTCCLAGFDPADAAGVDAPHVLCSPGEKLPARTAPPRLALVRSPVWFEAEIYQRENLLTLASRFANADAVVEEVALPPLFEEAHRLHHIIMYGEGARALRPLQAAHRAELSPQLNALIDEGLAISDAEIEQALAQRLKLNGEMRAILNQYDAIITPPAIGEAPATLEHTGDPLFCTIWTLTGLPAVTLPSGFGPHGLPLGMQLVGGYLRDDRLLGVAKWCERIIGLAPLLAPITPN, from the coding sequence GTGACGGAGCTGTTCCGACTCGGGTTGCTTGATGCTGGGACGGCCATGCGCGCGGGGGTGTTTTCCAGCGAGGCCTATACCCGCGCCCTGCTGGAACGCATCGCTGCCCTCGAGCCCACGGTGAAGGCGTTTGCCTGGCTCGACGCCGATCAAGCGCTGGCGCGGGCCCGCGCCTGCGACGCAAGCCCTTTGCGCGCCGACGGCAAGGATTGCCTGCACGGCATTCCCCTCGCCGTGAAGGACGTCATCGACACCGCGGGCATTCCCACCGCGTGCGGCACTCCGATCTATTCCGGGCGGGTGCCCCAGACCTCGGCCGCCGTGGTGCGCAAATTGGAAGACGCCGGCGGCTTCGTGCTCGGCAAGACCGTGACCGCTGAGCTCGCCTTCTATGCCCCAGGTGTGACCCGCAATCCCTGGAACCCGGCCCATACCCCGGGGGGCTCTTCGAGTGGCTCGGCGGCCGCGGTGGCGGCGGGCTTCGTGCCGGCGGCCCTGGGCACCCAGACCAACGGTTCCGTGATCCGCCCGGCGGCCTTCTGCGGCGTGGTGGGTTTCAAGCCATCGAGCGGACTGGTGTCGCGCGCCGGCGTGCTGCAGTTCAGCAAGACCCTGGATCATGTGGGCGTGTTCGCGCGCTGTGTCGACGATGCGGCACGCCTGACCTGCTGCCTGGCCGGCTTCGACCCCGCCGATGCCGCCGGCGTGGATGCGCCCCATGTGCTGTGCAGCCCTGGTGAGAAATTGCCCGCGCGCACGGCGCCACCGCGCCTCGCCCTGGTCCGTTCGCCGGTGTGGTTCGAGGCAGAAATCTATCAACGGGAAAACCTGCTCACCCTGGCGTCGCGCTTCGCCAATGCAGATGCGGTGGTGGAGGAAGTCGCTCTGCCGCCGCTGTTCGAGGAGGCGCATCGCCTGCACCACATCATCATGTACGGCGAAGGGGCGCGGGCATTGCGCCCCTTGCAGGCGGCGCACCGGGCCGAGCTGAGCCCGCAGCTCAACGCCCTGATCGACGAAGGGCTGGCGATTTCCGATGCCGAGATCGAGCAGGCGCTGGCGCAGCGCCTCAAGCTCAACGGCGAGATGCGCGCCATCCTGAATCAATACGATGCAATCATCACGCCACCTGCCATCGGCGAGGCGCCGGCCACGCTGGAACACACGGGTGACCCGCTGTTCTGCACGATCTGGACGCTCACTGGCCTGCCGGCCGTGACGCTGCCGTCCGGCTTCGGGCCCCATGGCCTGCCCCTTGGCATGCAGCTGGTGGGCGGCTATCTGCGCGACGACCGGCTGCTGGGCGTGGCGAAGTGGTGCGAGCGGATAATCGGCCTGGCGCCCCTGCTGGCACCGATCACCCCGAACTGA
- a CDS encoding TRAP transporter large permease: protein MKKELVFGFTLMAIILLAIAIFTPWGHLTNGHIGLIMLCLIVVAMMMGFPSAFTLMGMGVAFSWYAYHSVNPDLAVQQTLDLAVQRTYGVMTSDVLIAVPLFLFMGYLVERANLIKKLFHAIHVATARIPGSLAVATLVTCAIFATATGIVGAVVTLMGLLALPAMLRAGYDTKLSAGVIAAGGTLGILIPPSIMLIVYGATAGVSVVQLYAGAFFPGLLLAGLYIVYVMVMATIKPHWAPRLSAQDRAVPLPPHMTELASRYGRLALPSLLRAVIAGVPGIPRAKVWKELLVASLPALAFILIMGLTWNALTKPDESYDTSGLVEMGVSTEALDHGDTGNAPGVSEPPAEETVPGVSEPPAEEAAPAEPPAVAEAPAVVPGVAKPPQAAPVGAAPRHPTPQWFWKVLGAGIAILAVIYLLFNFARLEVFRMLLTSFFPLAVMILGVLGSIVFGLATPTEAAAIGALGGFVLAAIYMALEKPREQRKRWWPSWIVLWGVFLASIVWFVLYQAQVTTHPVPKWLGTLSMFAFLIWAVLVIWQVKLAPMLKEAVFLTAKTSAMVCWLFVGSSLYSAAFSLLGGQEVVEQWVLSLNMTPVQFLLLTQTIIFILGWPLEWTEIIVIFMPIFVPLLAHFNIDPLFFGLLVALNLQTAFLSPPMAPSAFYLKGVAPPNVTLGQIFAGSMPFLLLVLVSMTLLYLWPQIGLWLPAQLYK from the coding sequence GTGAAGAAGGAACTCGTATTCGGCTTCACCCTGATGGCCATCATCCTGCTGGCCATCGCGATCTTCACCCCTTGGGGGCACCTGACCAACGGCCACATCGGCCTCATCATGCTGTGCCTGATCGTGGTGGCGATGATGATGGGCTTCCCCAGCGCCTTCACCCTGATGGGCATGGGCGTGGCGTTCTCCTGGTACGCCTATCACTCGGTCAACCCTGACCTCGCGGTGCAGCAGACCCTGGATCTCGCGGTGCAACGCACCTACGGGGTGATGACCAGCGACGTGCTCATCGCCGTGCCGCTGTTCCTGTTCATGGGCTACCTGGTGGAGCGGGCCAACCTGATCAAGAAGCTGTTCCACGCCATCCACGTCGCCACCGCGCGCATTCCCGGCTCGCTGGCGGTGGCCACGCTGGTGACCTGCGCCATCTTCGCCACCGCCACCGGCATCGTCGGCGCGGTGGTGACCCTGATGGGGCTGCTGGCGCTGCCCGCCATGCTGCGCGCCGGCTACGACACCAAGCTGTCGGCGGGTGTCATCGCCGCCGGCGGCACCTTGGGCATTCTTATCCCGCCATCCATCATGCTCATCGTCTATGGCGCCACGGCGGGGGTATCGGTGGTGCAGCTCTACGCCGGCGCGTTTTTCCCGGGCCTGCTGCTGGCCGGCCTGTACATCGTGTACGTGATGGTCATGGCCACCATCAAGCCGCACTGGGCGCCGCGTCTCAGTGCCCAGGATCGCGCCGTGCCGCTGCCGCCGCACATGACCGAGCTCGCCTCGCGCTACGGCAGGCTCGCGCTGCCCAGTCTGCTGCGCGCCGTGATCGCCGGCGTGCCCGGCATCCCGCGCGCGAAAGTGTGGAAGGAGCTGCTGGTGGCGAGCCTGCCGGCGCTGGCCTTCATCCTCATCATGGGCCTCACTTGGAACGCCCTCACCAAGCCCGACGAAAGCTATGACACCTCCGGACTGGTGGAGATGGGCGTGTCCACCGAGGCGCTCGACCACGGCGATACGGGCAACGCGCCCGGCGTGTCCGAGCCTCCGGCGGAAGAGACCGTGCCCGGCGTGTCGGAGCCCCCGGCCGAGGAAGCCGCCCCCGCCGAGCCGCCGGCGGTGGCGGAAGCGCCCGCCGTCGTGCCCGGCGTGGCTAAGCCGCCCCAGGCGGCGCCCGTCGGGGCCGCGCCCCGCCACCCGACGCCGCAATGGTTCTGGAAGGTGCTCGGCGCCGGCATTGCCATCCTGGCGGTGATCTATCTGCTGTTCAACTTTGCGCGGCTGGAAGTGTTCCGCATGCTGCTCACCTCTTTCTTCCCGCTGGCGGTGATGATCCTCGGCGTGCTGGGGTCCATCGTGTTCGGCCTGGCCACGCCCACCGAGGCCGCGGCCATCGGCGCGCTGGGCGGCTTCGTGCTGGCCGCTATCTACATGGCGCTGGAGAAGCCCAGGGAACAGCGCAAACGCTGGTGGCCGAGCTGGATCGTGCTGTGGGGCGTGTTTCTCGCCTCCATCGTCTGGTTCGTCTTGTATCAGGCGCAGGTAACGACGCATCCCGTGCCCAAGTGGCTGGGCACGCTCTCCATGTTTGCCTTCCTGATCTGGGCCGTGCTCGTCATCTGGCAGGTGAAGCTCGCGCCCATGCTCAAGGAAGCGGTCTTCCTCACTGCCAAGACCTCGGCCATGGTGTGCTGGCTGTTCGTGGGCTCCAGCCTCTATTCCGCCGCCTTCTCGCTCCTGGGCGGACAGGAGGTGGTCGAGCAGTGGGTGCTGTCGCTCAACATGACGCCGGTGCAGTTCCTGCTGCTGACCCAAACCATCATCTTCATCCTGGGCTGGCCCCTGGAGTGGACCGAGATCATCGTGATCTTCATGCCGATCTTCGTGCCGCTGCTGGCGCATTTCAACATCGACCCGCTGTTCTTCGGCCTGCTGGTGGCGCTCAACCTGCAAACGGCCTTCCTGTCGCCGCCCATGGCGCCGTCGGCCTTCTACCTGAAGGGTGTCGCGCCACCCAACGTCACCCTGGGCCAGATCTTCGCCGGCTCCATGCCCTTCCTGCTGCTGGTGCTGGTGTCCATGACCCTGCTCTACCTGTGGCCCCAGATCGGTCTGTGGCTGCCGGCCCAGCTGTACAAATAA
- a CDS encoding TRAP transporter small permease subunit, translating to MQNLMLAVDRLSTFIGRFFAWSIVMLTLLVAWEVFSRYILNHPHAWALDAQIMLYGVLFMMAGAYTLAHQGHVRGDILYGAFSERTQAAVDLALYIGFFIPSVLALTWAGWTYANDSLAIRENTFSPEPLPLYPFKFVIPVAGALLFLQGLIEILRCVICLRDGKWPSRAKDVEEIDVEELKAMVKEEPSAEAGE from the coding sequence ATGCAGAACCTGATGCTGGCGGTCGACCGCCTGTCCACGTTCATCGGGCGCTTCTTCGCCTGGTCCATCGTGATGCTGACACTGCTGGTGGCCTGGGAAGTGTTTTCCCGCTACATCCTCAACCATCCCCATGCCTGGGCCCTGGACGCGCAGATCATGCTCTATGGCGTGCTGTTCATGATGGCGGGTGCCTACACGCTGGCGCATCAGGGCCATGTGCGCGGCGACATCCTATACGGCGCGTTTTCCGAGCGCACCCAGGCCGCGGTGGACCTGGCGTTGTATATCGGCTTCTTCATCCCCAGCGTGCTCGCGCTTACCTGGGCGGGCTGGACTTACGCCAACGACTCGCTGGCCATCCGCGAGAACACCTTTTCTCCCGAGCCGCTGCCGCTGTATCCGTTCAAGTTCGTGATTCCCGTGGCGGGGGCCCTGCTATTCCTGCAAGGGTTGATCGAGATCCTGCGCTGCGTGATCTGCCTGCGTGACGGCAAATGGCCGAGTCGCGCCAAGGACGTGGAGGAGATCGACGTGGAGGAACTCAAGGCCATGGTCAAGGAAGAACCGAGCGCGGAGGCAGGCGAGTGA